One Nitrospirota bacterium genomic window carries:
- the rapZ gene encoding RNase adapter RapZ, with protein MAGLKLVVVSGLSGSGKSHALKCFEDVGYFCVDNLPPALLPTFVELCHQQGGEIKNVALGIDVRERVFFSDLVGILERVKVLGHSVELMFFEAREEVLVRRFSESRRPHPLLPHLPVLEGVRFEKERLAELRRHADRIIDTSDLTVHELRELLARRFGQEGTPRRLTISLVTFGFKFGVPYDIDLLFDVRFLRNPFFVPDLKPLTGEDPRVRNYVLTDSDAVAFIGQLEGLFKFLIPLFERERRSYVNVGIGCTGGRHRSVAIAGRLQESFAAFGYQVTVSHRDLNKQ; from the coding sequence ATGGCCGGACTTAAGCTGGTGGTGGTCAGCGGTCTTTCTGGCTCAGGGAAGTCCCATGCTCTCAAGTGCTTCGAAGATGTCGGATACTTTTGCGTCGATAATTTACCGCCAGCGCTTCTGCCGACGTTTGTCGAGCTGTGCCATCAGCAGGGGGGGGAGATTAAGAACGTCGCGCTCGGTATCGATGTCAGGGAGCGCGTATTTTTCTCCGATCTCGTCGGTATCCTTGAGCGGGTTAAGGTCCTTGGCCATTCGGTTGAGTTGATGTTTTTTGAGGCGCGCGAAGAGGTGCTTGTTCGGCGTTTCTCGGAGTCTCGGAGGCCCCATCCACTCCTTCCTCATCTCCCAGTATTGGAAGGTGTTCGTTTTGAGAAAGAGCGTCTTGCTGAGCTGCGACGCCATGCCGACAGGATTATTGATACCTCCGACTTGACGGTGCATGAATTGCGAGAGTTACTGGCTCGGCGGTTCGGACAGGAGGGGACGCCTCGCCGGCTGACGATCTCGCTAGTGACGTTCGGCTTTAAGTTTGGCGTGCCATACGATATCGATCTTCTGTTTGACGTCCGGTTCTTGCGAAATCCGTTTTTCGTTCCTGACCTCAAGCCATTGACCGGGGAAGATCCTCGCGTGCGAAATTATGTGCTGACCGATTCGGACGCCGTTGCGTTCATCGGGCAGCTTGAAGGACTTTTTAAGTTTCTCATCCCTCTTTTCGAACGAGAACGTCGCAGCTACGTGAACGTTGGAATTGGCTGTACGGGCGGACGTCATCGGTCTGTGGCTATTGCAGGGCGGCTCCAGGAAAGTTTTGCTGCATTTGGATATCAAGTGACAGTGTCCCATCGCGATCTCAACAAACAGTAA
- the pilM gene encoding type IV pilus assembly protein PilM — protein MLSSFTSFKGFAETDLFTMFTPKRQLVGLDIGSSGIKLVQLKESRGRFILQKFGFKALEPEVIVDGTVMDEGRVVSAIKELFEETNVKVKQVAVSISGHAVIIKKISLPPMPDEELEGQVRLAAEQYIPFDINEVNIDFSVLPSPEASADGQGEMSIILVAAKKDKINELTELVKGAGLFPLVMDVDAFAIENMHGINYPVSQEDTTALVNIGASVMNINIVRGGTSLFTRDIPIGGNRYTEAIQRELGMSYEEAEETKKGERSAGSNQTAVTTVVDSVNAEVASEIARTIDYFKSTMADADVQHVLLCGGGAQVKGLVVQLKDRMQADVEVANPFSEIDTSGSDFDQDALAALAPLAAVGVGLALRSVGDR, from the coding sequence ATGTTGAGTTCATTTACTTCGTTCAAAGGTTTTGCCGAAACCGATCTGTTCACGATGTTCACCCCCAAGCGGCAGCTTGTGGGGTTGGATATTGGATCGAGCGGTATCAAGCTCGTTCAATTGAAGGAAAGCCGAGGGCGCTTTATTCTCCAGAAATTCGGGTTTAAAGCGCTCGAACCGGAAGTGATTGTCGATGGTACGGTGATGGACGAGGGGCGGGTGGTATCGGCGATCAAGGAACTGTTCGAGGAAACGAACGTTAAGGTAAAGCAGGTCGCGGTGTCGATTTCCGGCCATGCCGTCATCATTAAAAAGATCAGTTTGCCGCCCATGCCCGATGAGGAGCTGGAGGGACAGGTGAGGCTGGCGGCAGAACAATATATCCCTTTCGATATCAATGAGGTGAACATCGATTTCAGTGTGTTGCCCTCTCCTGAGGCTTCGGCTGATGGGCAGGGAGAGATGTCGATCATTCTTGTTGCGGCCAAGAAGGATAAGATCAATGAACTGACCGAACTTGTCAAAGGGGCCGGGCTGTTTCCCCTCGTCATGGATGTGGATGCCTTTGCGATTGAAAATATGCATGGGATCAACTATCCCGTTTCGCAGGAGGATACAACAGCGCTCGTGAATATTGGCGCCAGTGTCATGAATATCAACATTGTTCGAGGCGGCACGTCGCTGTTCACTCGTGATATTCCTATCGGAGGGAATCGCTATACGGAAGCCATTCAGCGAGAGCTGGGTATGTCCTACGAAGAGGCAGAAGAAACGAAAAAAGGGGAGCGCTCGGCTGGGAGCAATCAGACTGCGGTGACCACCGTCGTCGATAGTGTCAATGCTGAGGTTGCGTCTGAAATTGCGCGAACCATCGACTATTTCAAGTCCACCATGGCAGACGCGGATGTTCAGCATGTCCTTTTATGTGGCGGAGGCGCTCAGGTCAAGGGGCTGGTCGTACAACTGAAAGATCGCATGCAGGCTGATGTTGAGGTGGCTAATCCTTTTAGTGAAATCGACACCTCGGGGAGCGATTTTGATCAGGACGCGTTAGCTGCACTGGCTCCGCTAGCTGCCGTAGGGGTTGGCTTAGCCCTTAGATCGGTAGGCGATCGATGA
- a CDS encoding PilN domain-containing protein has product MIRINLLPELKGRKAKPQYDVRAQALLGVGLVLITLTGCWWYSASLDEEISEQQTKKIEMEKQVAQLKEQVKQVSDFESRKKVLEDKNRIIDELEKSRVGPVRVLDHVSQSLEPLKVWLVRVAVTGKEIDLEGRAATNDDVVEFVNNLRRTDYFTNINLQESRAAVESQLNIYQFKLGFRLKG; this is encoded by the coding sequence ATGATTCGCATTAACTTATTGCCTGAACTGAAGGGGCGTAAGGCCAAGCCGCAATATGATGTCAGGGCACAGGCTCTGTTGGGTGTGGGATTGGTGCTTATTACGTTGACCGGCTGTTGGTGGTATTCGGCGTCGCTCGACGAAGAAATAAGCGAGCAGCAGACCAAAAAGATTGAGATGGAGAAGCAGGTTGCGCAGTTGAAAGAACAAGTCAAGCAGGTTTCCGACTTCGAAAGCCGGAAGAAGGTATTGGAAGACAAGAACCGTATTATTGACGAGCTAGAGAAGTCACGTGTCGGCCCTGTCAGGGTGCTCGACCATGTCAGTCAGAGCTTGGAGCCGCTTAAGGTCTGGCTGGTAAGAGTCGCGGTCACGGGGAAAGAAATTGATCTTGAAGGACGAGCGGCGACCAATGATGATGTGGTGGAATTCGTCAATAATCTACGCCGCACCGACTATTTTACCAATATCAATCTTCAGGAAAGCCGAGCTGCGGTGGAGAGTCAACTGAATATCTATCAGTTCAAACTGGGGTTCCGTTTAAAAGGCTAA
- the pilO gene encoding type 4a pilus biogenesis protein PilO: MNLPTLNLEILRGIPLIQKAGLLLMVLAGIIVGFYYYVAEPKATEIAGLQGAIGTLDGEIRTLTIKVKHLDELIAASKQLEIELAKKKERLPPEDEAVMLLKQVSDLGVRLGLDIKLWKPSPRTEDASKLFVRMPVNVEVSGGYHTAALFFDRINALPRIVTVSGLKMGAPKFEKGRVVTQTVFDLVAYAATSESKPVTAAQPIPPKK; this comes from the coding sequence ATGAACCTGCCGACTCTTAACCTTGAGATATTGCGAGGGATCCCACTGATTCAGAAGGCAGGGCTGCTTCTGATGGTTCTTGCAGGGATTATCGTGGGCTTCTATTACTATGTGGCGGAGCCAAAGGCGACGGAAATTGCAGGGCTTCAAGGCGCGATTGGCACCCTTGATGGCGAGATTCGAACGTTGACGATTAAGGTGAAGCATCTTGATGAACTCATTGCCGCGAGCAAGCAACTTGAGATTGAATTGGCAAAGAAGAAGGAACGACTGCCACCTGAAGACGAGGCGGTGATGTTGCTGAAGCAGGTATCCGATTTAGGCGTCCGGCTTGGTCTCGATATCAAATTATGGAAGCCAAGCCCCAGGACGGAAGATGCCTCGAAACTCTTTGTGAGAATGCCGGTGAACGTAGAGGTTTCAGGCGGGTACCATACGGCCGCCTTATTTTTCGATCGTATCAATGCGTTACCTCGGATTGTGACCGTGTCCGGTCTCAAGATGGGAGCCCCTAAGTTTGAGAAGGGGCGGGTTGTCACACAGACCGTATTTGACCTAGTTGCCTATGCGGCAACCTCTGAATCTAAGCCGGTTACAGCGGCTCAACCGATTCCTCCGAAGAAATAG
- a CDS encoding pilus assembly protein PilP, translating to MLISVGLVFAETGLSSHARQMSPMRQDALKVPSLNDVSRPAPFPSVVAAAIEENAQPGMPNNSLLEPAGAHSYDPSGRRDPFAPVLQQLGLGPIDPTLPPLQRVGLTEMNLIAVVWGAYGYTAMVQTPDGNGYAVRRGTRIGPNNGVVSAVTEKGIVVQERFTDVYGSKQEREYVKLLHPKEGAE from the coding sequence ATGCTCATCTCAGTTGGACTGGTGTTTGCGGAGACAGGGTTGAGCTCTCATGCCAGACAAATGAGCCCGATGCGGCAGGATGCCTTGAAAGTTCCCTCGCTCAATGACGTTTCGAGGCCTGCGCCATTTCCATCTGTGGTTGCTGCAGCCATTGAAGAGAATGCTCAGCCTGGCATGCCCAATAATTCATTGTTGGAGCCAGCAGGGGCGCATTCGTATGATCCTTCAGGGCGGCGCGATCCGTTCGCGCCAGTTCTGCAACAGTTGGGGCTTGGACCGATTGATCCGACCTTGCCTCCCCTTCAACGAGTAGGGCTTACGGAGATGAATCTGATCGCGGTGGTGTGGGGGGCCTATGGCTATACAGCTATGGTGCAGACGCCGGACGGGAATGGGTATGCGGTGCGTCGCGGAACGCGTATCGGTCCCAATAATGGCGTAGTCAGTGCAGTGACGGAGAAAGGCATTGTGGTGCAAGAAAGGTTTACAGATGTGTATGGGAGCAAACAGGAGCGGGAGTACGTCAAGCTCCTTCACCCGAAAGAGGGCGCAGAATGA
- the pilQ gene encoding type IV pilus secretin PilQ — MTTTSFVRVLSAVGALSIPVAVPSIGASTDWPAVDSRLPSSIEGALAQTLTRIDVQRGTHDIRVVISGDGRLAHEVTRLDERRLIIDIPHVASGIRQPVLSVNHQFLKQVRLGYHADKVRVVLDLAGQAGYSVEPQGASLIVTLRQDAAADSHAIALYPRDTMVETIKQEKSARLPLQVAVSARGAQRAMTAVRQSSLKYYVRPVQMTSEPDGGEKSTPKEDLVVGETRYVGRRISLDFQQADISNVLRLIAEVSGFNMVVGEGVKSKVTMKLVSVPWDQALDMILKMNGLGKIRQGNILWIDSLSNIAKQQNEEAQAKDAKTKAEDLVDRVFYIRNLQATELMTALRQYLSPRGLMQMSQGTNALIVRDTESRIGVMKQLVDGLDLEVPQVQIEARIVQADTTYSRSLGVQWGVQNVNQVGSSGVANFKTGNVGSFGNQASDFLVNLPATVGGLVATPGVGFTIGRTDGAKLDMRLSAGELLGLSKVIASPKITTLDKREAKISQGESIPFQTTSLQGTQTTFVDANLELNVTPQITSRDPKELGKTIQLKVRATRNAVGARSNPAGPSIDRREANTLVNIRDGETMVIGGVFIDSQNNSVAGIPYLSRIPLLGWLFKQKTESVAKQELLIFLTPSIVKS, encoded by the coding sequence ATGACCACTACATCATTTGTCCGTGTGCTCTCGGCGGTGGGAGCGCTCAGTATTCCGGTGGCGGTGCCATCGATAGGGGCATCAACCGATTGGCCCGCTGTCGATTCACGCCTGCCATCGAGTATCGAGGGAGCGCTGGCGCAGACCCTGACTCGCATCGATGTTCAGCGTGGGACTCACGATATTCGTGTTGTCATCTCGGGCGACGGCAGGTTGGCACATGAGGTGACACGTCTTGATGAGCGGCGTCTGATCATCGATATTCCACACGTTGCTTCAGGCATACGTCAGCCGGTCTTGTCGGTGAATCACCAGTTTTTGAAGCAAGTACGCTTGGGTTATCATGCCGATAAAGTGCGAGTGGTATTGGATCTTGCCGGTCAGGCCGGCTACTCGGTTGAACCCCAAGGGGCGAGTCTCATCGTCACGCTTCGGCAGGATGCCGCGGCAGACAGCCATGCAATCGCGCTGTATCCTCGTGACACGATGGTCGAGACGATCAAGCAGGAGAAATCAGCAAGACTGCCGCTTCAAGTGGCTGTGAGCGCTCGAGGGGCTCAGCGTGCAATGACCGCTGTCCGGCAATCGTCACTGAAATATTATGTGCGACCGGTTCAGATGACTTCTGAGCCCGATGGTGGAGAAAAGAGCACGCCCAAGGAAGATTTGGTCGTGGGGGAAACGCGCTACGTCGGTCGGCGCATCTCACTCGACTTTCAGCAGGCAGATATCAGTAATGTGCTGCGCCTCATTGCCGAAGTCAGCGGCTTTAATATGGTCGTTGGCGAAGGGGTCAAGAGCAAGGTTACGATGAAACTCGTGAGTGTGCCCTGGGATCAGGCGCTCGATATGATTTTGAAGATGAATGGGTTGGGCAAGATCCGGCAGGGCAATATTCTCTGGATCGACTCTTTATCGAATATTGCGAAACAGCAAAATGAGGAAGCGCAGGCGAAGGATGCCAAGACGAAAGCGGAAGATCTCGTTGATAGGGTGTTTTACATTAGGAACCTGCAGGCGACGGAACTCATGACGGCACTTCGGCAGTATTTGAGCCCGAGGGGGTTGATGCAAATGAGTCAGGGGACCAATGCCCTGATCGTGCGAGACACGGAAAGCAGGATTGGGGTGATGAAGCAGCTGGTTGATGGGCTCGATCTTGAAGTGCCGCAGGTCCAAATTGAAGCTAGGATCGTGCAGGCGGATACGACCTATTCTCGCTCGCTGGGTGTTCAGTGGGGCGTGCAGAATGTGAATCAGGTTGGGAGCAGCGGGGTGGCCAACTTCAAGACAGGTAATGTCGGATCATTTGGGAATCAAGCATCTGACTTTCTGGTCAATCTTCCCGCGACAGTCGGCGGGTTGGTGGCAACCCCTGGTGTTGGGTTCACGATTGGGAGAACGGACGGCGCGAAGTTGGACATGCGGTTGTCGGCAGGTGAGTTGCTCGGTTTGAGTAAGGTCATCGCCTCGCCGAAGATCACGACCTTGGACAAACGAGAGGCCAAGATTTCACAGGGAGAGTCGATCCCCTTCCAGACGACCTCCCTCCAGGGGACTCAGACAACGTTTGTGGATGCGAATTTGGAACTGAACGTGACTCCTCAAATTACGTCTCGCGATCCGAAGGAGTTGGGCAAGACCATTCAGCTGAAAGTTCGTGCAACCAGAAATGCCGTTGGCGCACGTAGCAATCCTGCTGGTCCGAGTATCGACCGCCGGGAAGCCAATACCCTGGTCAATATCCGCGATGGCGAGACCATGGTGATCGGCGGAGTCTTCATCGACTCACAGAACAACAGTGTGGCAGGAATTCCATATCTCTCCCGCATTCCTTTGCTGGGATGGCTGTTTAAGCAGAAGACCGAGTCTGTGGCCAAACAAGAACTGCTCATCTTCTTGACGCCCAGTATCGTAAAGAGCTAG